The Phoenix dactylifera cultivar Barhee BC4 chromosome 15, palm_55x_up_171113_PBpolish2nd_filt_p, whole genome shotgun sequence genome contains a region encoding:
- the LOC103723134 gene encoding diphthine methyltransferase, whose protein sequence is MDVDSCYLDGNADAVEFCPHHPFHHILAAATYTLEEGNQPHRSGSISLFSADADVGLELLHRVRTTGIFDIKWNPSGDGRRPLLAQADADGCVSLLSLQSKSGAEDHGTVLREVCSEKISSAMCLCVDWNTSAGSISLGLSDGSASIVTVRESQLQLSQSWAAHEYELWATTFDTCRPHLLFTGSDDCRFSCWDLRESPSNLVFQNAKSHKMGVCCIAQNPMNSNMLLTGSYDESIRLWDIRSTSKPVNEKSLCLGGGVWRIKHHPYISNLVLAACMHNGSAIVRIEEADAIVVEAYREHESLAYGADWQRGVRLEDGSNKGSLVATCSFYDRLLRLWKPESVMVK, encoded by the exons ATGGATGTCGACAGTTGCTATTTGGACGGAAATGCTGACGCTGTCGAGTTTTGCCCGCATCATCCCTTTCACCATATTCTGGCTGCCGCAACGTATACTCTAGAAGAGGGAAATCAACCACATCGATCCGGGAGCATATCGCTTTTCTCTGCTGATGCTGACGTTGGGCTCGAATTGCTTCATCGTGTACGCACAACTGGTATTTTTGATATAAAATGGAATCCGAGTGGAGATGGCAGGCGTCCTTTACTCGCTCAAGCTGATGCGGATGGCTGTGTAAGCCTTCTTAGTTTACAGTCGAAGTCGGGTGCAGAAGATCACG GGACTGTTTTGAGGGAAGTCTGTTCGGAAAAAATCAGTTCTGCCATGTGCTTATGTGTGGACTGGAACACATCGGCAGGGTCCATTTCGCTTGGTCTTTCAGATGGTTCAGCATCTATCGTCACTGTCAGAGAGTCCCAATTGCAGTTATCGCAATCATGGGCTGCCCATGAGTATGAACTTTGGGCTACAACTTTTGATACCTGCCGCCCGCACTTATTGTTCACTGGCTCAGATGACTGTCGTTTCAGCTGTTGGGATTTGCGAGAGAGCCCATCCAATTTAGTGTTTCAAAATGCTAAGTCTCATAAGATGGGTGTGTGCTGCATCGCACAGAACCCCATGAATTCTAATATGCTACTCACAGGAAGCTATGATGAATCTATCAGACTCTGGGATATAAGATCAACATCAAAACCTGTAAATGAGAAATCTCTTTGCTTAGGAGGTGGTGTTTGGAGGATCAAGCACCATCCATATATATCAAACCTGGTATTGGCAGCGTGTATGCACAATGGTTCTGCTATTGTCAGGATAGAAGAGGCGGATGCTATTGTAGTGGAAGCTTATAGGGAGCATGAATCATTAGCATATGGAGCAGACTGGCAAAGAGGAGTACGCTTGGAAGATGGGTCCAATAAAGGTTC
- the LOC103723136 gene encoding homeobox protein knotted-1-like 6, with the protein MEEMCGMHFAAGEELQGLLALAGDRPSLDYGSGKLVAVIPEEGGEEMAGDMKARIASHPCYPRLLEAYIDCQKVGAPPEIASLLDEIRREHDVTKRNAVSSLPGADPELDEFMETYCDVLGKYRSDLARSLDEATTFLHTIERQLSDLFTPSTTTWPPYVSDETCGSSEEEFSGREIDAQESHFKREDRDLKDNLLCKYGGYLSSLKQEFSKRKKKIKLPKDARLKLLDWWEAHYGWPYPTEGEKMALAESTGLDQKQISNWFINQRKRHWKPSENMQFAVMDD; encoded by the exons ATGGAGGAGATGTGCGGGATGCACTTTGCGGCGGGGGAGGAGCTGCAGGGCTTGCTGGCGCTCGCCGGGGACAGGCCTTCGCTGGATTACGGGTCGGGGAAGCTGGTGGCGGTGATCccggaggaaggaggagaggagatggCAGGGGACATGAAGGCTCGGATCGCCTCCCACCCTTGTTATCCCAGGCTCCTCGAAGCCTATATAGATTGCCAAAAG GTGGGAGCGCCGCCGGAGATCGCGTCTCTCTTGGACGAGATTCGGCGGGAGCACGACGTCACCAAACGGAATGCCGTCTCAAGCCTCCCCGGAGCGGATCCCGAGCTCGACGAGTTCATG GAGACGTACTGCGACGTGCTGGGGAAGTACCGGTCGGACCTGGCCCGGTCGCTCGACGAGGCCACCACCTTCCTCCACACCATCGAGCGCCAGCTCTCCGACCTTTTTACGCCTTCGACGACCACCTGGCCGCCCTACGTCTCCG ATGAGACTTGTGGATCGTCGGAGGAGGAATTCAGTGGAAGAGAAATAGACGCCCAGGAGTCTCACTTTAAAAGGGAAGATAGAGATCTCAAGGACAACCTTCTCTGCAAATACGGTGGTTATTTGAGTAGCTTGAAGCAGGAGTTctcaaagaggaagaagaaaataaagttgcCAAAAGATGCTCGGCTGAAGCTGCTTGATTGGTGGGAAGCGCACTATGGATGGCCATACCCAACA GAAGGTGAAAAGATGGCATTGGCTGAATCAACGGGCCTGGACCAGAAGCAGATAAGTAACTGGTTCATAAATCAGCGGAAGCGTCACTGGAAACCGTCTGAGAATATGCAGTTTGCTGTCATGGATGACTGA